A window of Drosophila subobscura isolate 14011-0131.10 chromosome E, UCBerk_Dsub_1.0, whole genome shotgun sequence contains these coding sequences:
- the LOC117890242 gene encoding uncharacterized protein LOC117890242, translating into MDKLKNNNKENASIEYPQPPTPYPTTIDGEDVESNKSTPYFTPMEFMQTSFEFPSPTIETTTHSPGGVVVAPATATATATTATLLTTEAPDHDVEDATRPYTPKQFTIAHPNAPHHGSTQSPTLNRKFKRFSLYDRRSCSPHIASSTGTTDKENTIPKSGDDMENTLYLSKSEHNSPTIIFRDESSSTPVGLEASRLTYSPKLLSSINNLNLSGHGSPLNIINSAGYKNGNFFRFPEIDHHVVQEPPIDAVHIEEAAAQMQRFRGKESLAAELARAEQPQDQQRAEGRKNRKNKNNLTIRITDVPIKHSGGGQVSPLPKPKTPTIKSTKEKARSLDSAANETELSIVVHNITESHGSCEDMMDNQNKPLAGGIHIHHLQQPTSTAGIHSTSLSRLDNSHSARRTPRRKSPGIDNPNWLMYHRKQNPYHGSTSTAQSSLDSEMSLSDSPQRSAAELKSACSMDGSSKFGLGATLAPRSAHKHNQLLHSSSTNLKTLPECLTLVEFSSGGSGGSGGGSSSAKESPFKQKSMDLPMPNLQAKTTVSTSSMNLLQRRGSNHSLTLNLHSSCGNLMNSGLSISNYSLGSILNSKSSCNLDAGGGTASGAAQLAGASQQQTPQHLASSSSSQGNRQGLFRRRGSTHSITLKGHTTTSCGDLQQQQQAMLNAEKYNRLSMRTNSTGSGSGSNVPTPKRGLLERRGSNQSLTLNMGSILGVGGGELPVPDVCGGQQPKVTVCSCAASSQAPHQRKFFSTENLNTNPNKQSSQFFGQVCFGSASDLQPNPVQDPASTEQSIACTCAGTVRNIMTRPLSPQTTSEEFKIYLASIQMLQSASNPLNQFDLIRLNHVFDHSYKTNKNIIEQPPVLGSNGREAELETPTNQLPPSSEDSELLACYQAVVKRIVQSMPQLEEAEQKRIFCDLHKEFWDLPLNHQEKPMVFGSQTKNRYKTILPNEHSRVLLEPEASELLSLEQQGQHQQQQEDAPYINANYIKGPDYVSKCYVATQGPLPNTIYEFWLMIHQNTQRYIRRCVDGGSSSSPHMERSQILQQYYQKIVMLTNFTEANRQKCAIYFPIDLNEIFAVAAKCEVFRLSAAARAYFDQHLQPATVPDTAVAPPPLNELEDLSYQHIGVESLKVTLDREVLESLPGQSNFFLVKNVGIVRRNGYSVRKFVLLYCIHVPQTASYYLQKICCYHYWYPDWPDHHSPRDINTLLDTCLHVLNLGKCESEFDTYDESRSVRNAHLTAQRLDIYKQDIFNAVQPLPVIHCSAGIGRTGCFTAILNAVRQLRQSLAYSLTGMLTKALNAAEFELNSEAQHDDSDSSFTCNTIRHIRQIIDHQEPPTFDKLPKMPDIFVDVLGIVCNLRLQRGGMVQNSEQYELIHRAICLYLKRTLALRRF; encoded by the exons atgGACaagttaaaaaacaacaacaaggaaaatGCATCAATTGAATACCCCCAGCCCCCGACCCCCTACCCGACCACAATTGATGGCGAGGATGTGGAGAGCAACAAGAGCACACCGTACTTCACACCCatggaatttatgcaaacatcCTTTGAGTTCCCATCGCCCACAATCGAAACAACAACGCATTCGCCAGGGGGTGTTGTTGTCGCccccgccacagccacagctacagccaccaccgccacacTACTCACCACAGAGGCGCCCGACCACGATGTAGAGGATGCGACACGCCCCTATACGCCCAAGCAGTTCACCATCGCCCACCCGAATGCACCCCACCACGGCAGCACACAGTCACCCACACTGAATCGAAAGTTCAAGCGTTTCTCGCTCTACGATCGACGATCCTGCTCACCGCACATCGCCAGCAGCACAGGCACCACCGACAAGGAGAACACGATCCCAAAGTCTGGCGACGATATGGAGAACACTCTGTATCTGTCCAAGAGCGAGCACAACTCACCCACAATTATATTCAGAGATGAATCCTCCTCGACGCCCGTCGGCCTGGAGGCGAGTCGCCTCACCTATTCGCCCAAGCTGCTGTCGTCCATTAACAATCTGAATCTGTCCGGCCATGGGTCCCCCTTGAACATTATCAATTCGGCGGGCTACAAGAACGGGAACTTCTTTCGCTTCCCCGAGATCGATCATCATGTCGTGCAGGAGCCGCCCATCGATGCAGTACATATCGAGGAGGCGGCGGCTCAGATGCAGCGATTCAGGGGCAAGGAGTCGCTGGCCGCCGAGCTGGCACGTGCGGAGCAACCCCAGGATCAGCAGCGGGCCGAGGGGCGGAAGAATCGCAAGAACAAGAATAATCTCACCATTCGCATCACAGATGTGCCCATCAAGCACTCTGGTGGGGGGCAGGTGTCGCCGCTGCCCAAACCAAAGACGCCCACCATCAAGAGCACCAAGGAGAAGGCCCGCTCCCTGGACTCGGCGGCCAACGAGACGGAGCTGTCGATTGTGGTGCACAACATAACCGAATCTCATGGCAGCTGCGAGGACATGATGGACAACCAGAACAAGCCCCTGGCCGGCGGCATACACATCCATCATCTGCAGCAGCCCACCTCCACCGCCGGCATACACTCGACATCGCTCTCACGTCTCGACAACAGTCACAGTGCCCGTCGTACGCCGCGCCGCAAGTCGCCGGGCATCGACAATCCCAACTGGCTGATGTACCATCGCAAGCAGAATCCATATcacggcagcaccagcacggCCCAGAGCTCACTGGACTCGGAAATGAGCCTCAGCGACTCGCCCCAGCGCAGTGCCGCGGAGCTGAAGTCCGCCTGCAGCATGGACGGAAGCTCCAAGTTTGGCCTGGGCGCCACTCTGGCTCCGCGCAGCGCCCACAAGCACAACCAGCTGCTGCACTCGTCCAGCACGAATCTGAAGACCTTGCCCGAATGCCTCACTCTGGTGGAGTTCTCCTctggcggcagcggtggcagcggcggcggcagttcCTCTGCCAAGGAGTCGCCCTTCAAGCAAAAGTCCATGGACTTGCCCATGCCGAATCTGCAGGCCAAGACGACGGTGTCCACCTCATCGATGAATCTCCTACAGCGACGTGGCTCCAACCACAGTCTCACGCTCAATCTGCACAGTTCGTGCGGCAACCTGATGAACAGCGGCCTCAGCATCTCCAACTACAGCCTCGGCTCCATACTCAACTCAAAGTCCAGCTGCAACCTGGATGCTGGCGGCGGTACGGCCAGCGGAGCAGCACAGCTGGCGGGCGCCAGTCAGCAACAGACGCCACAGCAtcttgccagcagcagcagcagccagggcaATCGTCAGGGCCTATTCCGCAGGCGGGGATCCACGCACAGCATCACCCTGAAGGGTCACACCACCACCTCGTGCGGcgacctgcagcagcagcagcaggcgatgCTGAATGCCGAGAAGTACAACCGCTTGAGCATGCGCACCAATTCCACGGGCTCTGGATCCGGCTCGAATGTGCCCACACCCAAACGTGGACTGCTGGAGCGACGTGGCTCCAATCAGAGTCTCACCCTCAACATGGGCAGCATTCTGGGCGTCGGGGGAGGCGAGCTGCCCGTGCCGGATGTGTGTGGGGGACAGCAGCCCAAGGTGACTGTCTGCAGCTGTGCTGCTTCCAGCCAGGCCCCGCACCAGCGGAAGTTCTTCAGCACCGAGAACCTGAACACCAATCCGAACAAGCAGAGCTCGCAGTTCTTTGGTCAGGTGTGCTtcggctctgcctctgattTGCAGCCCAATCCGGTGCAGGATCCGGCCAGTACCGAGCAGAGCATTGCCTGCACCTGCGCCGGCACGGTGCGCAACATCATGACACGGCCCCTGTCGCCGCAGACGACCAGCGAGGAGTTCAAGATCTACTTGGCCAGCATCCAGATGCTGCAGAGTGCCTCCAATCCGCTGAATCAGTTCGACTTGATACGCCTCAATCATGTGTTCGATCACAGCTACAAGACCAACAAGAACATCATTGAACAGCCGCCGGTTTTGGGCTCGAATGGTCGCGAGGCAGAGCTGGAGACGCCCACGAATCAGCTGCCACCCAGCTCGGAGGACAGCGAGCTGCTCGCCTGCTACCAGGCGGTGGTGAAGCGGATTGTGCAGTCGATGccgcagctggaggaggccgaACAGAAGCGCATCTTCTGCGATCTGCACAAGGAGTTCTGGGATCTGCCGCTCAATCATCAGGAGAAGCCCATGGTCTTTGGCTCCCAAACAAAGAATCGCTACAAGACGATTCTGCCCAACGAGCATTCCCGTGTGCTGCTCGAGCCCGAGGCCAGCGAGCTGCTCAGTCTGGAGCAACaggggcagcaccagcagcagcaggaggatgcGCCCTACATCAATGCCAATTATATCAAG GGACCCGACTACGTGTCCAAGTGCTATGTGGCCACCCAGGGCCCGCTGCCCAACACCATCTACGAGTTCTGGCTGATGATCCACCAGAACACGCAGCGCTACATCCGCCGCTGCGTGGacgggggcagcagcagcagtccgcACATGGAGCGATCGCAGATATTGCAGCAGTACTACCAGAAGATCGTGATGCTGACCAACTTCACCGAGGCAAATCGACAGAAGTGCGCCATTTACTTTCCCATCGATCTCAATGAGATATTCGCTGTGGCCGCCAAGTGCGAGGTGTTCCGACTGAGTGCGGCTGCCAGGGCATACTTTGATCAGCATCTGCAGCCCGCAACTGTGCCGGACACTGCGGTGGCACCGCCGCCACTCAATGAGCTCGAAGATCTCAGCTATCAGCACATTGGCGTCGAGTCGTTGAAGGTGACGCTGGACCGAGAAGTGCTGGAGAGTCTGCCGGGGCAGAGCAACTTCTTTCTGGTGAAGAACGTGGGCATTGTGCGGCGAAACGGCTACTCGGTGCGCAAGTTTGTGCTGCTCTACTGCATCCATGTGCCGCAAACGGCTAGCTATTATCTGCAGAAGATCTGCTGCTATCACTACTGGTATCCGGACTGGCCCGATCACCATTCGCCGCGGGACATCAATACGCTGCTGGACACTTGTCTGCATGTCCTGAATCTGGGCAAATGCGAGTCGGAGTTCGACACCTACGACGAGAGTCGCAGCGTGCGCAATGCCCATCTGACGGCTCAGCGTCTGGACATCTATAAGCAGGACATCTTCAATGCCGTGCAGCCCCTGCCCGTCATCCACTGCTCGGCTGGCATCGGGCGAACTGGCTGCTTCACGGCCATACTGAATGCCGTGCGACAGCTGCGTCAGTCGCTGGCCTACTCCCTCACCGGCATGCTAACCAAAGCTCTGAACGCGGCAGAGTTTGAGCTGAACTCGGAGGCGCAgcacgacgacagcgacagcagcttCACATGCAACACCATACGGCATATTAGGCAGATAATTGACCACCAGGAGCCGCCCACTTTTGACAAGCTACCCAAGATGCCAGACATCTTCGTGGACGTGCTGGGCATTGTGTGCAATCTGCGCTTGCAGCGCGGCGGCATGGTCCAAAACTCTGAGCAATACGAGCTGATACACAGGGCCATTTGTCTCTACTTGAAGCGAACCCTGGCCCTGAGGAGGTTTTAA
- the LOC117891055 gene encoding ATPase inhibitor A, mitochondrial: MFTLRRLSQRLYPKQIQHLKMSQIGELGSGAGKGGGGGGSIREAGGSFGKMEAAREEEFFHKQQKEQLKKLKTQTEAKAPETDKK; the protein is encoded by the exons ATGTTTACATTGCGTCGTCTCAGTCAGCGCTTGTATCCAAAGCAAATTCA GCATTTGAAAATGTCACAAATCGGTGAGCTCGGCAGCGGTGCCGGCAagggtggtggcggcggtggcagcatcCGCGAGGCAGGCGGCTCTTTTGGCAAAATGGAGGCTGCCCGCGAGGAGGAGTTCTTCCataagcagcaaaaggagcagctaAAGAAGCTGAAGACCCAGACGGAAGCCAAGGCACCTGAGACGGACAAGAAATGA
- the LOC117891051 gene encoding 5-formyltetrahydrofolate cyclo-ligase — METYRCPLLGISSFIQFLPVCTSVWTLPADKDKVPMASTIQNSLKVALRKRMKDALKRLDAESIKRQSHAVTAKVLQSEAFRQAQRVSIYLSTSGEVDTTELLCEMFRLEKMVFVPSYEGASMKMVRLRGMEEYENLPLTKWNIKQPDFKDNREDAMTNGHGIDLFIVPGVAFTRNGARMGHGMGYYDKFLRHHSDKYPHKKISLMGLALNEQIVGQEELPMDSHDVRLHNVITEN; from the exons ATGGAGACCTACAGATGCCCGCTTCTAGGCATCAGCAGCTTCATACAGTTCTTACCGGTTTGTACAAGTGTCTGGACACTGCCAGCGGACAAAGACAAAGTGCCGATGGCATCGACTATACAAAACAGCCTGAAAGTGGCACTTAGGAAGCGCATGAAGGATGCGCTCAAGCGCCTGGATGCAGAGTCCATAAAGCGGCAATCGCATGCAGTCACCGCAAAG GTGCTGCAGAGCGAGGCCTTTCGGCAGGCGCAGCGTGTGAGCATCTATTTGAGCACCAGCGGCGAGGTGGACACCACGGAGCTGCTCTGCGAGATGTTTCGCCTGGAGAAGATGGTGTTTGTGCCGAGCTACGAGGGCGCAAGCATGAAAATGGTGCGCCTACGTGGCATGGAGGAGTACGAGAATCTGCCCCTGACCAAATGGAACATCAAGCAGCCCGACTTCAAGGATAATCGCGAAGATGCCATGACCAATG GTCACGGCATTGATCTGTTTATTGTGCCCGGCGTGGCATTCACACGCAATGGTGCTCGCATGGGCCATGGCATGGGCTACTATGATAAGTTTCTGCGCCATCACTCGGACAAGTATCCCCACAAGAAGATCTCCTTGATGGGCCTGGCGCTCAACGAACAGATTGTCggccaggaggagctgcccatGGACAGCCACGATGTGCGCTTGCATAATGTTATAACCGAAAATTGA
- the LOC117891046 gene encoding uncharacterized protein LOC117891046, with product MFAATLLQRKLSLALPHAFRPVPQMNYSDTKAPNFYMWGGGLGKLQGGLKEEEYFTTVNLDLIDKMRDKKAIAEYLPNWDEYNKAINNAALYTTALMNKHKNVREEAFFMSETADNFKTLQERNQKEEEAIVKDVDAAGNMLE from the exons atgtttgcagccACACTGCTGCAACGTAAACTGAGCCTGGCTCTGCCGCACGC CTTTCGGCCTGTGCCTCAGATGAACTACAGTGACACGAAAGCCCCGAATTTCTACATGTGGGGCGGTGGTTTGGGCAAGCTGCAGGGTGGCCTCAAGGAGGAGGAATACTTCACCACAGTAAATCTGGATCTGATTGACAAAATGCGCGACAAGAAGGCCATCGCCGAGTATCTACCCAATTGGGATGAGTACAACAAGGCCATAAACAATGCCGCCCTCTACACCACCGCATTGATGAACAAACACAAGAACGTACGCGAAGAGGCGTTTTTCATGTCCGAG ACTGCTGATAACTTCAAAACGCTGCAGGAGCGCAACcagaaagaggaggaggctATTGTCAAGGACGTTGATGCTGCTGGCAACATGCTGGAATAG
- the LOC117891045 gene encoding uncharacterized protein LOC117891045: protein MAEKSVPNIKTFGKIVPGSVESTAMGRGTTPSPSILGRSHNASVGDSNCASAHCLVVPVRQKPLGAYMHLQSASPRAVGAAVTPGISYAAAVENVVAAQQMANVKMAIPPRVGKQQKPCKANRRATIDSNFTIFDEEPKPHLVMLYKKETPPVAKKKPIAERKTVQEVQQKKTDRESSPEAAEKTRTVFSEKTTKECTAG from the exons atggcagaaaagAGCGTACCAAATATCAAAACATTT GGCAAGATTGTGCCAGGATCAGTGGAAAGCACTGCCATGGGACGTGGGACCACGCCGTCTCCATCAATTTTGGGGCGCAGCCACAATGCCTCTGTTGGAGATTCGAACTGCGCTTCAGCGCACTGCCTTGTCGTACCCGTGCGGCAGAAACCGCTGGGCGCGTACATGCACCTACAGAGTGCGAGCCCAAGGGCAGTGGGTGCCGCGGTCACGCCAGGCATCAGCTACGCGGCGGCCGTCGAGAATGTCGTTGCGGCccaacaaatggcaaacgtCAAAATGGCCATACCGCCACGTGTCgggaagcagcaaaagccGTGCAAAGCCAACAGGCGGGCGACAATCGACTCAAACTTTACGATATTCGACGAGGAGCCCAAGCCACATCTTGTTATGCTATATAAGAAGGAGACGCCACCCGTGGCTAAAAAGAAACCAATTGCTGAGAGAAAAACTGTCCAAGAggtgcagcagaaaaaaacagaTCGCGAAAGTAGTCCCGAAGCAGCTGAAAAAACCCGAACAGTTTTTTcagaaaaaacaaccaaagaaTGCACCGCAGGGTGA
- the LOC117891233 gene encoding esterase B1, translating into MLRTAGQSILVRLYSSMKVKIPVKQGIVVGQQQRLPSGLEYNSFLGVPYAEPPVGSLRFRSPVPQERFEQHELDCSRERDVSHQRDPFIAEVAGSENCLFLNVYAPKGKRSASPLPVMVWIHGGGYLVGNGNSDFHFPAKLMEQEVIVVTLNYRLGALGFLSLPEEGIYGNMGLKDQRMALQWLQENIASFNGDPSNVTLFGESAGAASVHLHTYARHANKLFHKAIMQSGTGNMEWVFQQDAAYKTRRLAELLGGGDFGGNTKALLAFLQSEKVKPVGILANTMKVLTADERRRHLPFAFKPVLEAASSPDSFIDQNILDLMHTKDHVGKMPMIMGYNSAEGLAMISRAKLKLEDYEEDLARTVPRDLVPDPQAPEAQQAAADIRKFYFNGQTLTMQHLNSMVDLFSDYHFSMDMQRAAEIHVNSQTQSPLYFYRLDYVGGRNIYKKIFQNEDLRGVAHADDICYLFQMAGDETPMEKDDALVSEKIAQMWANFARHGKPSDSWTPVQRPQTGQPMQLDCLLIDRECKMHKNPDAERMDFWRSMYQRYSPQRNVRAKL; encoded by the exons ATGCTACGAACTGCCGGCCAGTCCATACTCGTTAGACTCTACAGCAGCATGAAG GTGAAAATTCCCGTGAAGCAGGGCATTGTTGTGGGCCAGCAACAGCGGCTGCCCAGTGGCCTGGAGTACAACAGTTTCCTGGGCGTACCTTATGCGGAGCCACCTGTTGGCAGTCTCAGATTTCGC AGCCCCGTGCCGCAGGAGCGCTTCGAGCAGCATGAGCTGGACTGCAGCAGGGAGAGGGATGTGTCGCATCAACGCGATCCCTTCATCGCCGAAGTGGCCGGCTCCGAGAACTGTCTCTTCCTCAATGTGTATGCGCCCAAGGGCAAACGTTCAGCGTCGCCCCTGCCCGTCATGGTGTGGATTCACGGCGGCGGCTACTTAgttggcaacggcaacagcgacTT TCACTTTCCAGCCAAGCTCATGGAACAAGAAGTCATTGTGGTCACATTGAACTATCGCCTGGGTGCCCTGGGATTCCTGAGTTTGCCCGAGGAGGGCATATACGGCAACATGGGACTGAAGGATCAGCGCATGGCTCTGCAGTGGCTGCAGGAGAATATTGCCAGCTTCAATGGTGATCCCAGCAATGTGACGCTCTTCGGCGAAAGTGCTGGCGCGGCGTCCGTGCACCTGCACACGTATGCGCGGCACGCCAACAAGCTCTTCCACAAGGCCATCATGCAGAGCGGAACGGGCAACATGGAATGGGTGTTTCAACAGGATGCAGCCTACAAGACCCGTCGTCTGGCCGAACTCCTGGGCGGCGGCGATTTCGGCGGCAACACAAAGGCCCTGCTGGCCTTTCTGCAGTCTGAGAAGGTGAAACCCGTTGGCATTTTGGCCAACACGATGAAGGTTCTGACAGCGGATGAGCGGCGCCGCCACCTGCCGTTCGCCTTCAAGCCCGTGCTCGAGGCTGCCAGCAGTCCAGACAGTTTCATCGATCAGAATATTCTGGATCTGATGCACACGAAGGATCATGTGGGCAAAATGCCCATGATCATGGGCTACAACTCGGCGGAAGGACTGGCCATGATTTCGAGGGCCAAGCTGAAACTTGAGGACTACGAAGAGGATTTGGCACGAACGGTGCCGCGTGATCTGGTGCCGGATCCACAGGCCCCCGAGGCTCAGCAAGCGGCGGCCGACATACGAAAATTCTACTTCAACGGCCAGACATTGACCATGCAGCATCTTAACAGTATGGTGGATCTGTTCAGTGATTATCACTTCAGCATGGATATGCAGAGAGCCGCGGAGATTCATGTCAACTCTCAAACGCAGTCGCCATTGTACTTTTATCGACTGGACTACGTTGGCGGACGCAATATTTACAAGAAAATCTTCCAGAATGAGGATCTGCGGGGAGTGGCTCATGCTGATGATATTTGCTATTTGTTCCAGATGGCAGGGGACGAGACTCCGATGGAAAAAGACGATGCGCTCGTCTCGGAGAAGATTGCCCAGATGTGGGCAAATTTCGCGCGGCACGGCAAGCCATCCGATAGTTGGACACCAGTCCAAAGACCCCAGACTGGCCAACCCATGCAGCTGGACTGCCTGCTCATTGATCGAGAGTGTAAAATGCACAAGAATCCGGATGCAGAACGCATGGATTTCTGGCGCAGCATGTATCAGCGATACAGCCCCCAGCGTAATGTGAGAGCTAAGCTATAA
- the LOC117891044 gene encoding uncharacterized protein LOC117891044, giving the protein MELELYGARFQSTESEASFDALPAPMDLPGANGQENSPPEFTDCESYLSYHLDRLQQILATQCSDPFWNKLPLSRKPVEDKPLNVQMNDRQFQRLDLEADAFLTQSRAMHQMWLHGNRPI; this is encoded by the coding sequence ATGGAACTGGAATTATACGGCGCTCGCTTCCAGAGTACCGAATCTGAAGCTTCATTCGATGCCTTGCCAGCGCCCATGGATCTTCCTGGGGCTAATGGGCAGGAAAATTCTCCTCCGGAGTTCACCGATTGCGAAAGTTATCTCAGCTATCATCTGGACAGGTTGCAGCAAATTTTGGCCACTCAGTGCTCAGATCCTTTCTGGAATAAACTGCCTCTGTCCCGAAAGCCAGTTGAAGACAAACCCTTGAACGTCCAGATGAACGACAGGCAATTTCAACGACTGGACTTGGAGGCAGATGCCTTTTTGACGCAGTCTAGGGCCATGCATCAGATGTGGTTGCATGGTAATAGACCGATTTAG